Proteins co-encoded in one Dyella japonica A8 genomic window:
- a CDS encoding DUF1801 domain-containing protein, giving the protein MNPSERIDQLIAGITDWRGKTLAGLRETMLGADKGIMEEWKWMGSPVWSCDGMIAVANAHKEKVKITFMHGAQLDDPGGLFNAGLDGGKWRAIDFHEGDKIDKRALKQLVRAAIAYNRANLKKNAPARPRTKAAKSASK; this is encoded by the coding sequence ATGAATCCGTCAGAACGCATCGACCAGCTGATTGCAGGCATCACGGACTGGCGGGGCAAGACGCTGGCCGGTTTGCGCGAAACCATGCTCGGTGCCGACAAGGGCATCATGGAGGAATGGAAATGGATGGGCAGTCCGGTGTGGTCATGTGACGGCATGATCGCGGTGGCCAATGCGCACAAGGAGAAAGTGAAGATCACCTTCATGCACGGCGCGCAGCTGGATGATCCTGGCGGGCTGTTCAATGCAGGGCTGGATGGCGGTAAGTGGCGGGCCATCGATTTCCACGAGGGCGACAAGATCGACAAGCGCGCACTGAAGCAACTCGTACGCGCCGCGATTGCCTACAACCGCGCGAACCTCAAGAAGAACGCACCCGCCCGGCCACGGACGAAAGCCGCCAAAAGCGCCAGCAAGTGA
- a CDS encoding histidine phosphatase family protein, protein MTTLLLIRHGEVEGITPPTFRGRLDLALTENGRHQIALTRDHLSRHWKLDAIYCSPLSRCVLTAGGIGSAFGLEGVTQAGLIDIDYGNWSSLPVADVEQRWPHEASFWKTAPHRFRIPGGESLQEVAARATDTLAAILDAHPQQTVAVVTHDSVIRVLLCHLAGLPLSSYWLFQPSPCGISVIHAGDGFAIPAINHTQHLLQP, encoded by the coding sequence ATGACCACGCTGCTGCTGATTCGGCATGGCGAAGTGGAAGGCATCACCCCACCCACGTTTCGCGGCCGACTGGATCTGGCGCTGACCGAGAACGGCAGGCATCAGATCGCGCTCACGCGCGATCACCTCAGCCGCCACTGGAAGCTCGACGCGATCTACTGCAGTCCGCTGTCGCGCTGCGTACTTACCGCCGGCGGCATTGGCAGCGCCTTCGGCCTCGAAGGCGTCACGCAAGCCGGCTTGATCGACATCGATTACGGCAACTGGAGCAGCCTGCCGGTGGCCGACGTCGAACAACGCTGGCCGCACGAAGCCAGCTTCTGGAAAACCGCGCCGCACCGGTTCCGCATCCCCGGCGGCGAGTCGCTGCAGGAAGTGGCCGCCCGGGCGACTGACACGCTCGCCGCCATACTCGATGCCCATCCACAGCAGACCGTCGCCGTGGTCACGCACGACAGCGTGATCCGCGTGCTGCTCTGTCATCTGGCTGGGCTTCCGCTGTCCAGTTACTGGCTGTTCCAGCCATCACCCTGCGGAATAAGCGTGATCCACGCTGGCGATGGCTTCGCGATCCCGGCCATCAACCACACCCAGCACCTGCTGCAGCCCTGA
- a CDS encoding GGDEF domain-containing protein: MLSSLITSGSIVVISLMFGLALLVAWRRFGLERHAALWAGSFLAAAVGHGLRTAGQIWPGQVELFATLACHASVASFALLAWGFRRRASRSSRGVMAGWLVFTVWILWEWIDHSQTWRATSRLLTATGDAYMVGWIVATLWHKRGTGALARWIMIFYGLYAMSVGVAAELARPGGIISDKAFILVLSIGTPTGMIGTGVMTLLIVASDLAKGLQQQARTDALTGLLNRRGVEDAIRALLGTARKAEPLTVVVVDLDYFKAINDRLGHAAGDDVLLRFAQHLKTSLRAHDVVARIGGEEFVLLLPQTPRADAMALVERLRCSVPEAFAHDTNLERVSASFGVTQVRRGETFDAALARADEALYRSKHEGRDRATHA, translated from the coding sequence GTGCTTTCCTCTCTCATTACCTCGGGCAGCATCGTCGTCATCAGCCTGATGTTCGGGCTTGCGCTACTGGTGGCCTGGCGACGGTTCGGGCTGGAGCGGCACGCGGCGCTGTGGGCCGGGTCATTCCTGGCGGCCGCCGTGGGCCACGGCCTACGCACGGCGGGACAGATCTGGCCAGGTCAGGTGGAGTTGTTCGCCACGCTGGCCTGCCATGCGTCGGTGGCCAGCTTCGCCTTGCTGGCGTGGGGATTCCGCCGGCGGGCGTCGCGCTCATCCCGGGGCGTCATGGCGGGCTGGCTGGTCTTCACTGTATGGATTCTCTGGGAGTGGATCGATCATTCGCAGACGTGGCGCGCCACCTCGCGCCTCCTGACGGCGACTGGCGATGCTTACATGGTGGGCTGGATCGTCGCCACGCTGTGGCACAAGCGTGGCACCGGCGCGCTCGCGCGGTGGATCATGATCTTCTACGGTCTATACGCGATGAGCGTGGGCGTGGCGGCGGAGCTGGCCAGGCCGGGCGGCATCATCAGCGACAAGGCCTTTATCCTTGTGCTTTCCATCGGTACGCCGACCGGCATGATCGGCACCGGCGTGATGACGCTGCTGATCGTGGCATCCGACCTGGCGAAGGGCTTGCAGCAACAGGCACGCACCGACGCGCTGACCGGCCTGCTTAACCGTCGCGGCGTGGAAGACGCCATCCGCGCCTTGCTGGGTACGGCGCGCAAGGCGGAACCGCTGACCGTGGTCGTGGTTGACCTGGACTACTTCAAGGCGATCAACGACAGGCTGGGGCATGCGGCGGGCGATGACGTGCTGCTGCGTTTCGCGCAACACCTCAAGACCAGCCTGCGCGCGCACGACGTGGTGGCGCGCATCGGTGGCGAAGAGTTCGTGCTGTTGCTGCCGCAGACGCCCCGGGCGGATGCCATGGCGCTGGTCGAGCGCCTGCGTTGCTCCGTGCCGGAGGCGTTCGCGCACGATACGAACCTCGAACGCGTCAGCGCCAGCTTTGGCGTGACGCAAGTGCGGCGAGGCGAAACTTTCGATGCCGCACTGGCAAGGGCCGACGAAGCGCTTTATCGCTCCAAGCATGAAGGGCGTGACCGCGCCACGCATGCCTGA
- a CDS encoding TetR/AcrR family transcriptional regulator, with protein sequence MAAIEPLNGSRNMGVSKRQAIENKEAIVTAAEKLFRERGVADVGLSELTKAAGFTQGGFYNHFKSKDALVAAAMDKAMEDGANLLLAGFDAAHAKAADPMRQYAEWYLSTEHLANIESGCPLTAYAGDVRRLGPEARQSYAHGLSWNIDQLAALMDGESPQEKRKKAVTLFSQMVGSLVLSRAVAEAAPALAEEVLDDGRRQVLQAIAGAA encoded by the coding sequence ATGGCCGCCATTGAACCGTTGAATGGGAGTAGGAATATGGGTGTCTCCAAGCGCCAAGCCATTGAAAACAAAGAAGCCATCGTCACCGCGGCAGAGAAGCTCTTTCGCGAGCGCGGGGTGGCTGATGTGGGCCTGTCGGAGCTGACCAAGGCCGCCGGCTTCACCCAGGGCGGCTTCTACAACCACTTCAAATCCAAGGACGCCCTGGTGGCCGCCGCCATGGACAAGGCGATGGAAGACGGCGCGAACCTGCTCCTCGCTGGCTTCGACGCGGCGCATGCGAAGGCGGCGGACCCCATGCGGCAATACGCGGAGTGGTACCTGTCCACCGAGCACCTGGCCAACATCGAATCGGGCTGCCCGCTGACCGCATATGCGGGCGATGTCCGGCGGCTGGGGCCGGAGGCGCGGCAATCCTATGCGCACGGCCTGTCGTGGAACATCGACCAGTTGGCCGCGTTGATGGATGGCGAGAGCCCGCAGGAGAAGCGGAAAAAGGCGGTGACGCTTTTCAGCCAGATGGTCGGTTCGCTGGTGCTCTCGCGTGCGGTGGCCGAGGCGGCACCCGCACTTGCCGAGGAGGTACTCGACGACGGGCGTCGGCAGGTGCTGCAGGCCATAGCCGGCGCAGCGTAA
- a CDS encoding nuclear transport factor 2 family protein — MSKTSPEQNKALVIEAFNTLFNQRDYDAAERFWSDKYIQHSAHIEPGRDGLFNLVRSIPDTLHYEHGLILAEGDYVIVHGRFTGHGRPAAWIAADVVRMENGKLAEHWDVLQDEATQTESRSGLPMFGNRFPA; from the coding sequence ATGTCAAAGACCTCACCCGAACAGAACAAGGCCCTCGTCATCGAGGCTTTCAACACCTTGTTCAACCAGCGCGACTACGACGCCGCCGAGCGCTTCTGGTCCGACAAGTACATCCAGCACAGCGCGCATATCGAACCGGGCCGCGACGGCCTGTTCAACCTGGTGCGCAGCATCCCGGACACCCTGCATTACGAGCACGGCCTGATCCTGGCCGAAGGCGACTACGTGATCGTGCACGGGCGTTTCACTGGCCACGGCCGCCCGGCCGCGTGGATTGCCGCCGACGTCGTGCGCATGGAAAACGGCAAGCTTGCCGAGCACTGGGACGTACTGCAGGACGAAGCCACCCAAACGGAATCCAGGAGCGGCCTGCCCATGTTCGGCAACCGCTTTCCCGCCTGA
- a CDS encoding SDR family oxidoreductase yields the protein MKLNGNTILITGGGSGIGRALAEALHKRGNKVIIAGRRRSHLDAVITANPGMEAVELDITDPASIERVATRLVAEHPELNVLINNAGIMQADDVAGKIDDALLTATMTTNVLGPIRMTSALIEHLKRKEHAVVAYTSSVLAFVPMAVTGIYSATKAAIHSYVLSQRFMLRNTGVRVLEIAPPWVRTELMNSQEAEQAMPLDQFIAETMTVLGTDADEILVEAAKGFRANVGPGEHALVNGFNEQALALFATA from the coding sequence ATGAAACTCAACGGCAACACCATCCTCATCACCGGCGGCGGCTCGGGCATTGGTCGCGCACTCGCCGAGGCACTGCACAAGCGCGGCAACAAGGTGATCATCGCCGGCCGTCGCCGCAGCCATCTCGACGCCGTCATCACCGCCAACCCCGGCATGGAAGCGGTGGAACTTGACATCACCGACCCGGCAAGCATCGAACGCGTAGCCACCAGGCTGGTCGCGGAACACCCGGAACTCAACGTGCTGATCAACAATGCCGGCATCATGCAGGCCGACGACGTGGCCGGAAAGATCGACGATGCCCTGCTTACCGCCACCATGACCACCAACGTGCTCGGCCCGATCCGCATGACCTCCGCGCTGATCGAACACCTCAAGCGCAAGGAACACGCCGTGGTGGCGTACACCAGCTCCGTGCTCGCCTTCGTGCCCATGGCGGTCACCGGCATCTATTCGGCTACCAAGGCAGCGATTCATTCCTACGTGTTGTCGCAGCGTTTCATGCTGCGCAACACCGGCGTGCGCGTGCTCGAGATCGCGCCGCCGTGGGTGCGCACCGAACTCATGAACAGCCAGGAGGCCGAACAGGCCATGCCGCTGGATCAGTTCATCGCTGAAACCATGACCGTGCTCGGCACCGACGCCGATGAGATCCTGGTCGAGGCCGCCAAGGGCTTCCGCGCCAATGTCGGCCCGGGCGAGCACGCGCTGGTCAACGGCTTCAACGAGCAGGCGCTTGCGTTGTTTGCCACGGCCTGA
- a CDS encoding autotransporter outer membrane beta-barrel domain-containing protein — MRKIQYRPLALALACAFSTQAWAQTSDIPLDIIQENYGGGQFGYRLGINVGVNGAQPQEYLFDTGSDSFNIDVGLTALHGSGPAWFPTQAGTATGPLQFYLYGDGTYGYLQASTTVASMQFYNSTSGAQVANFATPGGAPVAVNYAYVTSTATGAPVGTANGVTLKIDTGFQQNLANGVAPEEGVFYGIVGAGDFGNGVPGMLSKSGYIVEANGGAGVPGNCGSGCLILGLTPALRAQFLSVVPWIGGAQGTFALSGAPSANQFDTQFMYALSDGKTTSSASLPTLFDTGTPNIMLIDNGVGLLSGETAAGHINANGDEVPGITLTATGVAPGAQPSSVLTGDDSSGDYTNVVTVGPYGGFPNGAIYGIGFFFRNAVMYDLQNQATGYTPFYVTDAAITTGFTVTSAMGPLGLAGVISGTGPFTVAAGGIVNLSGTNTYTGATVVNPSGWLGIAGPGSIASSSDVHIDGVLDISRASQATTITSLSGAGLVQLGGNVLMLTHASGNFAGQLADGGLSSGGGGGLVVSSGREVLSGQNTYTGATGIAAQGELDLSGSLAGGVLNLGVLGNTGSIGGSVVNQGWLANSGRIAGSVVSSGLLTGQGHIGGSLSVSGTVMPTGPGFAVTGNYLQAAGSNYLAPANPGQPGDSSQIVVGGQAALAQGAVLTVGPAPAGEFYTKGARYTVLTANQGVTGTYTLGGNTTLSAVLGIATAYDAQHVYLDVVQNRSLGSVGATRNEVSTLNGVQSLAANNAIFAAVANLPSDAAIRSAADQLQGDIHASARGTFLEDSHFIRDAVNGRLSQLDGGGTPSASSADASAANGLAWWGQFLGSWGHRDSNGNAAAVSRSLGGFVIGADMPVGEYTHVGALGGYTQTSLQAASHHSSDASDDAHVGLYAGSQWGAWGLRGGVAYSGHSFDSTRGVAFGTVGEQLLGHGKASTEQAFAEGGYLMQWRRMSLEPFAQAAYVRLHSDGFTEHGGAAALRVQGDDDALTYGTLGARAATHFQLNGDVFDAHAMLGWRHAFGQVNPQAQMGLAGGDAFAVDGVPLARDVMVLDVGLSVPVTRHANVSLAYNGQVGHRVVDSGFRGGFVWKF, encoded by the coding sequence GTGAGGAAGATTCAATACAGGCCACTGGCCTTGGCTTTGGCGTGCGCGTTTTCCACGCAGGCATGGGCACAAACCAGCGACATTCCGCTGGACATCATTCAAGAGAATTACGGTGGCGGACAGTTCGGCTACCGGCTTGGCATCAACGTTGGCGTCAACGGCGCACAGCCGCAGGAATACCTGTTCGACACAGGCTCCGATTCGTTCAACATCGATGTGGGGTTGACCGCGTTGCACGGGTCGGGGCCGGCATGGTTCCCCACGCAGGCGGGCACGGCGACGGGGCCGCTGCAGTTCTATCTCTATGGCGACGGCACGTACGGTTACCTGCAGGCCTCCACCACGGTGGCCAGCATGCAGTTCTACAACTCCACCAGTGGCGCGCAGGTGGCGAACTTTGCGACGCCGGGCGGTGCGCCGGTGGCGGTCAACTACGCCTATGTCACGTCCACTGCCACGGGCGCGCCGGTGGGTACGGCCAATGGCGTGACGTTGAAGATCGACACGGGCTTCCAGCAGAACCTGGCCAATGGCGTGGCACCGGAAGAGGGCGTGTTCTACGGCATCGTGGGCGCAGGTGATTTCGGCAACGGCGTGCCGGGCATGCTCAGCAAGAGCGGCTATATCGTGGAAGCCAACGGTGGCGCGGGTGTGCCGGGCAACTGTGGTTCCGGTTGCCTGATTCTGGGGCTGACGCCAGCGCTGCGCGCGCAGTTCCTGAGCGTGGTGCCGTGGATCGGTGGTGCGCAAGGCACATTCGCACTCTCCGGCGCACCATCGGCCAATCAGTTCGACACGCAGTTCATGTATGCGTTGAGCGACGGCAAGACCACCAGCAGTGCCAGCCTGCCGACGTTGTTCGATACCGGCACGCCCAACATCATGCTGATCGACAATGGCGTGGGCCTGCTCTCGGGCGAAACCGCGGCGGGGCATATCAATGCGAATGGCGATGAAGTGCCGGGCATCACCCTGACGGCCACGGGCGTGGCGCCGGGGGCGCAGCCAAGTTCCGTGCTTACGGGCGACGACTCCAGCGGCGACTACACCAACGTGGTGACGGTGGGGCCGTATGGCGGGTTCCCGAATGGCGCGATCTACGGCATCGGCTTCTTTTTCCGCAATGCCGTGATGTACGACCTGCAGAATCAGGCCACTGGCTACACGCCGTTCTATGTCACGGATGCGGCCATCACCACCGGCTTTACGGTGACGTCCGCGATGGGGCCGCTGGGGCTGGCTGGCGTGATTTCGGGCACCGGTCCCTTCACGGTGGCGGCCGGTGGCATCGTCAACCTCAGCGGCACCAATACGTATACCGGTGCGACGGTGGTGAATCCCTCCGGCTGGCTGGGCATCGCCGGGCCGGGCAGCATCGCGTCGTCCTCGGACGTCCATATCGATGGCGTGCTGGACATCTCGCGTGCATCGCAGGCCACCACCATCACGTCGTTGTCCGGTGCGGGCCTGGTGCAGCTGGGCGGCAACGTGCTGATGCTCACGCATGCGTCAGGCAACTTCGCCGGTCAGTTGGCGGATGGTGGCCTGAGTAGCGGCGGCGGTGGCGGCCTGGTGGTGTCGTCGGGGCGCGAAGTGCTGAGCGGACAGAACACCTATACCGGGGCAACGGGCATCGCCGCCCAGGGTGAGCTGGATCTTTCCGGCTCCCTCGCCGGCGGCGTGCTCAACCTGGGTGTGCTCGGCAACACGGGCAGCATCGGTGGTTCGGTGGTCAATCAGGGCTGGCTCGCCAACAGCGGGCGCATCGCCGGTTCGGTGGTGAGCAGCGGCCTGCTGACGGGGCAGGGCCATATCGGCGGCTCGCTCAGCGTAAGCGGCACCGTCATGCCCACGGGCCCTGGCTTCGCAGTGACAGGCAATTACTTGCAGGCCGCCGGCTCGAACTATCTGGCACCGGCGAACCCCGGCCAACCGGGAGACTCCAGCCAGATCGTCGTGGGCGGACAGGCCGCCCTTGCGCAGGGTGCGGTGCTTACCGTGGGGCCGGCGCCGGCAGGCGAGTTCTACACCAAGGGCGCGCGCTACACCGTGCTTACGGCGAATCAGGGTGTCACCGGCACGTACACGCTGGGTGGCAACACGACGCTCAGCGCCGTGCTCGGCATCGCCACCGCGTATGACGCGCAGCACGTCTATCTGGATGTGGTGCAGAACCGCAGCCTGGGCAGCGTAGGTGCCACGCGCAACGAAGTGTCGACGTTGAATGGCGTGCAGTCACTGGCTGCGAACAACGCCATTTTCGCGGCGGTGGCGAACCTGCCCAGCGATGCGGCTATCCGTAGCGCGGCCGATCAATTGCAGGGCGATATCCACGCCAGCGCGCGTGGCACCTTCCTCGAAGACAGCCACTTCATTCGCGATGCCGTGAACGGAAGGCTGAGCCAGCTGGATGGCGGCGGCACGCCGAGCGCGTCCAGCGCCGACGCGTCGGCGGCGAATGGCCTGGCGTGGTGGGGGCAGTTCCTGGGCTCATGGGGGCATCGCGACAGCAACGGCAACGCGGCGGCTGTATCGCGTTCGCTGGGTGGTTTCGTCATCGGCGCGGATATGCCAGTGGGCGAGTACACGCATGTGGGCGCGCTGGGCGGCTACACGCAGACGTCGCTGCAGGCCGCGAGCCATCACAGTTCGGATGCCAGCGACGATGCGCACGTCGGCCTGTATGCCGGCTCGCAGTGGGGTGCATGGGGTCTGCGCGGCGGCGTCGCCTATAGCGGCCATAGTTTCGACAGTACGCGCGGCGTGGCCTTCGGCACGGTCGGCGAGCAGCTGCTGGGGCACGGCAAGGCCTCGACGGAGCAGGCGTTCGCCGAAGGCGGTTACCTCATGCAGTGGCGGCGCATGTCGCTGGAGCCGTTTGCGCAGGCTGCCTACGTTCGCCTCCATAGCGATGGCTTCACCGAGCATGGCGGAGCGGCTGCCCTGCGTGTGCAGGGTGACGATGATGCCTTGACCTACGGCACGCTGGGCGCCCGCGCCGCGACCCACTTCCAGCTCAATGGCGATGTGTTCGATGCACACGCCATGCTGGGCTGGCGTCATGCGTTCGGACAGGTGAACCCGCAGGCGCAGATGGGGCTTGCCGGTGGCGACGCGTTTGCGGTTGATGGCGTGCCGTTGGCCCGCGATGTGATGGTGCTGGATGTGGGACTGTCCGTGCCGGTGACCCGCCATGCGAACGTCAGCCTGGCCTACAACGGGCAGGTGGGGCATCGCGTGGTGGACAGTGGCTTCCGCGGAGGCTTTGTCTGGAAGTTCTAA
- a CDS encoding flavin reductase family protein, protein MTEKNFHYYEPRLGHGLPHDPFSAIVGPRPIGWVSTRSVEGCINLAPYSFFNAFNYVPPIIGFASVGWKDSVRNIQATGQFVWNLATRGLAEAVNMTSIVAAPGVDEFKLAGLTHAPSTLVKPPRVAESPVNFECRLTQLIQLKGADETLVDTWLVLGEVVAVHIDKRLLVDGIYSTAASVPILRGGGPADYFAVDDSQRFQMFRPGKYKAPS, encoded by the coding sequence ATGACTGAGAAAAACTTCCACTACTACGAACCCAGGCTTGGACACGGCCTTCCTCACGACCCGTTCAGTGCGATCGTGGGGCCGCGGCCCATCGGATGGGTGTCGACGCGATCTGTCGAAGGCTGCATCAATCTCGCGCCTTACAGCTTCTTCAATGCATTCAACTACGTGCCGCCCATCATCGGATTTGCCAGCGTGGGCTGGAAGGACAGTGTTCGGAACATCCAGGCAACGGGTCAGTTCGTGTGGAACCTGGCAACCAGGGGGCTGGCGGAGGCGGTGAATATGACCTCCATCGTTGCTGCTCCCGGCGTTGACGAATTCAAGTTGGCCGGGTTGACCCATGCGCCGTCGACATTGGTAAAGCCGCCTCGCGTCGCCGAGAGCCCGGTGAACTTCGAGTGTCGATTGACACAACTTATTCAGTTGAAGGGCGCCGATGAAACGTTGGTGGATACGTGGCTCGTCCTTGGTGAGGTTGTGGCCGTGCACATCGACAAGCGGCTGCTGGTCGACGGCATCTACAGCACAGCCGCCTCCGTGCCCATATTGAGAGGTGGTGGGCCAGCGGACTACTTCGCGGTAGATGATTCGCAGCGCTTCCAAATGTTTCGACCAGGGAAGTACAAGGCGCCGTCATGA
- a CDS encoding carbohydrate porin: MASISLLTVSVGAFAQGASPPSDSRPVDTVPQVPLTQDWSGREWLEAHGINLTGHIIVEPGINDKGYKGHGWTSAQSIDFGAIIDTGKLFGFDGSLIVVFSDRFGHAVHERYTGAYIQDQAYWGQGQNFRFDELSYERFFMDRRLSIKGGFYSMGNDFGGLPNVCNFNNNGQCGHPLGPIYSSGWLDNPTGQWGMRVKWKDPSGWYAQAGVYDVNPSRKQANGGFKLSFVGTTGALIPVEFGYVHGQSPRAYPGTYKVGFYLDTSDAPVLGAAGQTASHRTGEYVQLEQRFWKPSLDTVRGISAFAIATQADAATGLMRHSWEAGLSWRGTFPSREDDILSLAWTRLDISARTRQAEEAAGKAGQTNEQLYELNYGVQATHWLIVRPAVQYVIRPGAYTSRPDSFVFSLHLQATL; the protein is encoded by the coding sequence ATGGCTTCCATCAGCCTGTTGACGGTGAGTGTGGGGGCGTTTGCGCAGGGCGCGAGTCCACCGAGCGATTCCCGGCCGGTCGACACCGTTCCGCAGGTGCCGCTGACGCAGGATTGGTCAGGGCGCGAATGGCTGGAGGCGCACGGCATCAACCTGACGGGACACATCATCGTGGAACCCGGCATCAACGATAAAGGCTACAAAGGCCATGGCTGGACGTCAGCGCAGAGCATCGATTTCGGCGCCATCATCGACACCGGCAAGCTGTTCGGGTTCGACGGCTCCCTGATCGTGGTGTTCTCCGACCGTTTCGGTCACGCCGTCCACGAGCGCTATACCGGCGCGTACATTCAGGATCAGGCCTATTGGGGTCAGGGCCAGAATTTCCGCTTCGACGAGCTTTCGTACGAACGTTTCTTCATGGATCGCCGCCTGAGCATCAAGGGCGGCTTCTACTCGATGGGAAATGACTTCGGCGGCCTGCCCAACGTTTGCAACTTCAACAACAACGGGCAATGCGGACATCCCCTGGGCCCCATCTACAGCTCCGGATGGCTGGACAATCCGACGGGGCAGTGGGGCATGCGCGTGAAGTGGAAGGATCCTTCCGGTTGGTACGCACAAGCCGGCGTTTACGACGTCAACCCGTCGCGAAAGCAGGCCAACGGAGGTTTCAAGCTGAGTTTTGTAGGCACCACGGGCGCGTTGATTCCCGTTGAATTTGGTTATGTGCACGGACAAAGTCCCCGCGCTTATCCTGGTACCTACAAGGTCGGTTTCTATCTCGACACATCCGATGCGCCGGTGCTTGGGGCGGCGGGGCAGACGGCATCCCATCGCACGGGCGAGTATGTCCAGCTGGAGCAGCGCTTCTGGAAGCCGTCACTCGACACGGTCCGCGGCATTTCCGCGTTCGCCATTGCCACCCAGGCCGATGCAGCCACGGGCTTGATGCGCCACTCGTGGGAGGCTGGCCTGAGCTGGCGCGGCACCTTCCCTAGCCGGGAGGACGACATACTGAGCCTCGCCTGGACGCGCCTGGATATTTCCGCGCGCACGCGCCAGGCTGAGGAGGCGGCAGGCAAAGCCGGGCAAACCAATGAGCAGTTGTATGAGCTCAACTACGGCGTCCAGGCAACTCACTGGCTTATCGTGCGGCCCGCTGTTCAATACGTTATTCGACCCGGTGCCTACACAAGCCGGCCAGACAGTTTTGTTTTCTCGCTGCACCTGCAGGCGACGCTCTAA
- a CDS encoding c-type cytochrome — protein sequence MKRACLLGWLMLALVAPHASSADAVAERGRYLATAADCAACHTQPGGGEAYAGNYAIESPLGTIWSSNITPSKNYGIGNYDEREFARALREGVRKDGAHLYPAMPYTSYAKLSDEDIHALYVYFMTEVTPVDRASTETHLPFPFNLRFSMAAWNVLFLDGKRFSANASHDEAWNRGAYLAEALEHCSACHTPRGWLMQELSRQAYAGAPLGSWYAPNITSDPVSGLGGWSDAELGQYLKTGRVPGKAQAAGGMAEAITHSLSQLSDADIAALVRYVRSIPPIKDATVQRPAFAWPGSPMPESAIRGTANEAVSGPSLYSGLCASCHGARGEGSRDGYYPSLTHNSTVGASRPDNLVAVVLFGVDRTVAGKHVLMPHFAEGSYVQTLDDAQVAAVLSYVRQTFGPGDSMNAGDVARIRQGGSPPVLLGLVRYGALVVLGIFVLLFGWWFGCRRRKLGARV from the coding sequence ATGAAACGGGCATGCCTGCTGGGATGGTTGATGCTCGCCCTGGTCGCACCCCATGCGTCGTCGGCCGACGCCGTGGCCGAGCGCGGGCGGTACCTGGCCACGGCCGCGGACTGCGCGGCATGCCATACCCAACCCGGGGGAGGCGAGGCGTATGCGGGCAATTACGCCATCGAGTCCCCATTGGGCACGATCTGGTCGAGCAATATCACGCCCTCCAAGAATTACGGTATTGGCAACTATGACGAGCGCGAGTTCGCCCGGGCACTTCGCGAAGGGGTGCGCAAAGACGGGGCGCATCTGTATCCGGCGATGCCCTACACCTCGTACGCGAAACTTTCCGATGAGGACATTCACGCTCTCTACGTGTACTTCATGACGGAAGTGACTCCCGTCGATCGTGCGTCCACGGAGACACACCTGCCGTTTCCATTCAACCTGCGATTCTCGATGGCGGCGTGGAACGTGTTGTTCCTTGATGGAAAGCGCTTTTCCGCCAACGCCTCGCATGACGAAGCATGGAATCGTGGCGCCTACCTTGCTGAAGCCCTGGAGCATTGCTCGGCGTGCCACACGCCACGCGGATGGCTGATGCAGGAGTTGTCTCGCCAGGCCTATGCCGGTGCGCCGCTGGGTTCATGGTACGCACCCAACATTACCAGCGATCCGGTGAGTGGCCTGGGTGGGTGGTCGGATGCCGAGCTGGGTCAGTACCTGAAGACAGGGCGCGTGCCCGGCAAGGCTCAGGCCGCCGGCGGCATGGCCGAAGCGATTACGCACAGCCTTTCGCAGCTGAGTGACGCCGATATCGCTGCCCTTGTGCGCTATGTCCGCTCGATACCGCCCATCAAGGATGCGACAGTGCAGCGGCCCGCGTTCGCATGGCCGGGTTCGCCCATGCCGGAATCGGCCATCCGCGGCACGGCAAACGAGGCCGTCAGCGGCCCCTCGCTTTACTCAGGCCTTTGTGCGAGCTGCCATGGGGCGCGTGGAGAGGGGAGTCGCGATGGTTATTACCCGTCGTTGACCCATAACTCCACGGTGGGGGCATCACGTCCGGACAACCTTGTCGCGGTAGTGCTGTTCGGGGTGGATCGCACCGTGGCAGGCAAGCACGTGCTGATGCCGCACTTTGCCGAGGGCTCCTACGTCCAGACCCTGGACGATGCGCAAGTGGCTGCGGTGTTGAGCTATGTCCGCCAGACCTTCGGCCCTGGCGACTCGATGAACGCGGGCGATGTGGCGCGGATACGCCAGGGCGGATCGCCGCCAGTCCTTCTTGGCCTGGTGCGCTATGGAGCGCTGGTGGTCCTGGGGATTTTCGTGCTTCTCTTCGGGTGGTGGTTCGGGTGTCGTCGTCGGAAGCTGGGGGCACGGGTATGA